One Paenisporosarcina sp. FSL H8-0542 genomic region harbors:
- a CDS encoding sigma-70 family RNA polymerase sigma factor codes for MKELFDHHNQSVETYWDKLEKHRQNPIIKSFLEIPEHIALLIEVRNQPTAELKKKLDDTFREFYFNIRFTTYLSQTIYFNAINYDKKIKLISERYQLVLDRPLKEDGELTFLDLLSSSENMENTDIFIASSTIGDHLTSYEIFHAIQSLTENQQQVLSLAYIYGLNDSEIACSLNKSQQAVSKSHTKALRKIREIIETELRRKGQ; via the coding sequence ATGAAAGAGTTATTCGATCATCATAATCAAAGTGTTGAGACTTACTGGGATAAACTGGAGAAACACCGTCAAAATCCTATCATCAAATCGTTTTTGGAAATTCCAGAACATATTGCATTGTTGATAGAAGTCAGGAATCAACCCACTGCCGAATTAAAGAAGAAATTAGATGATACGTTCAGGGAATTTTACTTCAACATCAGATTTACCACTTATTTATCACAAACCATTTATTTTAATGCAATCAATTACGATAAGAAAATTAAACTGATCTCCGAACGGTACCAGTTAGTTTTGGACAGACCTTTAAAAGAAGATGGTGAATTAACATTCCTTGATTTACTGAGTTCTTCGGAAAACATGGAAAATACGGATATTTTCATTGCTTCATCCACTATTGGGGACCATTTGACAAGCTATGAGATTTTTCATGCGATTCAATCACTCACAGAAAATCAGCAGCAAGTACTGAGTTTGGCTTACATTTATGGGTTGAACGATTCCGAAATCGCATGCAGCCTGAATAAATCCCAGCAAGCCGTTTCCAAAAGTCATACAAAAGCATTAAGAAAGATTAGAGAGATAATAGAAACCGAACTGAGAAGGAAGGGGCAGTAA
- a CDS encoding helix-turn-helix domain-containing protein, whose amino-acid sequence MSESLFTLVKQSRTDNDSLAIVIDLFAPKIDRSLHQTKWQHREDLSQELKIKLLECIRNYEVDNIPGYFQMLDLLEGQDAQYYEQK is encoded by the coding sequence ATGAGTGAAAGTTTATTTACTTTAGTAAAGCAGTCAAGAACGGATAACGATTCACTGGCCATCGTCATTGATTTGTTTGCTCCGAAAATTGATCGCTCTTTACATCAGACAAAATGGCAACACAGGGAAGACTTGTCCCAAGAACTGAAAATCAAATTGCTTGAATGCATCCGAAATTATGAAGTCGATAACATTCCCGGCTATTTTCAAATGCTCGACCTCTTGGAAGGACAAGATGCTCAATACTATGAGCAAAAATAA
- the dnaN gene encoding DNA polymerase III subunit beta, with amino-acid sequence MKFEIKRERLLDGLNDVMKAVSSKTTIPILTGIKLELTEAGLHITGSDSDITIQTFIKAEENGEQVINIFENGTIVVQARMFNEIVRKLPTNAVEIEVNEQNRTHIRSGKSEFHLIGLDASEYPLLPEIQDNRQFSIPADLLKSTIRETVFAVSTSETRPVLTGVHWQLKSGVLQCVATDSHRLARRKMNLKQLPEEEFSVVIPGKSLSELNKVIADSSQPVHIMMTQQQVLFKTEGVLFYSRLLEGNYPDTSRLIPNEYNTTISLDGKALLQAIDRASLLAREERNNIVRLTSLGGNLIEISSSSPEVGQVEEEIQATSIEGEELKISFSAKYMMDALKSFGGHDIKVQFTGTMRPFILNSVHDDAVLQLIVPVRTY; translated from the coding sequence ATGAAATTTGAAATCAAACGTGAACGATTATTAGATGGGTTAAATGATGTAATGAAAGCAGTAAGTTCTAAGACAACGATTCCAATTTTAACCGGGATTAAATTAGAACTTACAGAAGCAGGTTTACATATTACGGGTAGTGATTCCGATATCACGATTCAAACTTTTATAAAAGCCGAAGAAAATGGCGAACAGGTTATCAATATTTTTGAAAACGGAACTATTGTGGTACAAGCCAGAATGTTTAATGAGATTGTACGAAAACTGCCAACAAATGCTGTTGAAATTGAAGTCAATGAGCAAAATCGGACGCATATTCGTTCAGGTAAGTCAGAATTTCATTTAATCGGATTGGATGCTTCTGAATATCCCTTACTTCCTGAAATTCAAGATAATCGACAGTTTAGCATTCCAGCAGATTTACTAAAATCCACTATTCGTGAAACAGTATTTGCAGTCTCTACATCAGAAACCCGTCCAGTATTAACCGGTGTTCACTGGCAATTGAAAAGCGGAGTTCTTCAGTGTGTAGCGACGGATAGTCACCGTTTGGCAAGGCGGAAAATGAACTTAAAGCAATTGCCCGAGGAAGAGTTCAGTGTAGTAATCCCTGGTAAAAGCTTAAGTGAATTAAATAAAGTCATTGCTGATTCTTCCCAGCCTGTACATATTATGATGACACAACAGCAAGTGTTGTTTAAAACAGAAGGTGTATTATTCTATTCGCGTTTGCTAGAAGGGAATTATCCAGACACATCCCGGTTGATTCCAAACGAATATAATACGACAATCTCGCTTGATGGAAAGGCTTTACTTCAAGCAATTGATCGTGCTTCGTTACTCGCACGTGAAGAACGTAATAATATTGTGCGATTAACTTCATTGGGTGGAAACCTCATTGAAATATCCTCCAGTTCACCCGAAGTGGGACAAGTAGAAGAAGAAATTCAGGCAACATCTATTGAAGGAGAAGAGCTGAAAATTTCCTTCAGTGCGAAATATATGATGGATGCGTTAAAATCTTTTGGTGGCCACGATATAAAAGTTCAATTTACAGGAACCATGCGACCATTTATCTTGAATTCTGTTCACGATGACGCGGTTCTGCAATTAATAGTACCTGTTCGAACGTATTAA
- a CDS encoding HIT family protein, with translation MTVNHKLGGMECMGCALAKKDLSVHVVYEDEFVCCILDHDPFNEGHTLILPKQHFRYVDEFDSETAIAVMKASQLLSKALKNIFNPNGITVCQNGGTIDELSHYHMHIVPRYENQSFASFYTEEPWDNEDLKEKLPRTRNELAKVISELY, from the coding sequence ATGACAGTTAATCATAAGCTTGGTGGTATGGAATGTATGGGCTGCGCGTTGGCAAAAAAAGATTTATCTGTTCACGTGGTTTATGAAGATGAGTTCGTTTGTTGCATTTTAGACCATGATCCATTTAACGAAGGACATACTTTAATCTTACCTAAGCAGCATTTTCGCTATGTTGATGAATTTGATTCAGAAACTGCAATTGCTGTAATGAAAGCATCTCAACTACTTTCAAAAGCCTTAAAAAATATATTTAATCCCAATGGAATAACGGTTTGTCAAAACGGTGGCACAATCGATGAATTATCACATTACCACATGCACATTGTGCCAAGATATGAAAATCAATCATTCGCAAGTTTCTATACAGAAGAACCTTGGGACAATGAAGACCTTAAAGAAAAACTGCCTAGAACACGCAATGAATTAGCAAAGGTGATTAGTGAGTTATACTAA
- a CDS encoding AAA domain-containing protein, whose protein sequence is MSVIVSEITRCNLAVSSRFKKNKPKMAEEMTNLLNVSPVVDVHMERLSDGQTNQKRVSLYIESEAIEGTPVMECEWIGNGLEVVHFYITKKRIQLGNNRHLQMRMAFDRKGLVSTEMTLALYRIIQSLPIASDRSEYVKKRISSWESYLRVMERNADVERLEIGIRNARLSMDFRKVTFELHKLPNGFDKYYKKSAVKLVATNQSLGNVVQVQMGKRTIDVELAKDLQEKARTGKWRVPANGKLAFDNVAEMAQINRLKDGFKRLENGWAVNPNLEKLLFEKRPTVRKGKVPEDLTFKQNLNEFQRQAVEGAIAAQDMYVIQGPPGTGKTTVISEICYQHAKMGLKTLVASQSNLAVDNALGKLLTDQDIRILRIGRSESIEEEGQRFVEEQVALYWKQQTLLSIQTHVNQFEKEGQVLLTSIKETEATIDRLKGEIETLETKKTEKNQAKENLNRLQHELKSSQSYVQELKRKKDQFDFQLIMSQDIFEDAKSRYERLNDQVSLFSGTDEFAKLHIKLNDEVQVLQKQLAYLQTATSLQQRRNEHQDHVDQLKMASAQLATLEHIAKQIPNVKKIPELQKLMGQESWARSSEINSILHHMEQLRMNYQASIQTGNHSEVDDTLNKAIIYAEQQLNAHQYNMKMLAKKISMMPHVVGVKLEDRYVKKVVDAFRDYAKQMNAFREPLNQTDRQKLSAIYEHMMVLKASRNVGLTRNGAQGNAQIKNEILTSFEQLKEVVGQTLVTRLQELASETTLLTPKLSALVEEIDSIEKNLSGMRETIPNQEVLVPMVEIKKALVEKEAELERMGTEESYVEGLVQATSVQQEVMQKRENEMNLIQDTMADLAQKLTDEQFKQSTINKEVTDLEVIISIDVDALLNEVKTNFEKTSAQLIELKRKETFLNVSNDIRLEWQDMLGQSTAYDMDEIKKLYIQYANVIGVTCSISASKDFVTQYPDFDVVIIDEVSKATPPELLLPMLKGKKIILVGDHHQLPPLVGQDTMDEVLEDMTDAQEKADLTSILKESIFERLFNDLPEDSKATLRIQYRMHEHIMETINPFYRENNYGLECGLADSNKDRDHLLDGKLFKRGQHIIWYDMPNEQGFLEEREQHSRSYYNAAELKQIRELLLDLDQATAHAKKDGRLNANVKKKVGVISFYGEQVKKVDRLLSQELDLPHLHCRTGTVDKFQGMEMDVIILSFVRNHHQKDGNIGFLKDYRRLNVALSRARELLMIVGSADMFTKKAHGESQKIMFQHVLNVVEKYEGLKQLETNAGRK, encoded by the coding sequence GTGAGTGTGATAGTAAGTGAAATAACACGGTGTAACTTAGCCGTGAGCAGCCGGTTTAAGAAAAATAAACCGAAAATGGCTGAAGAGATGACGAACTTGTTGAATGTGTCTCCAGTTGTGGATGTTCATATGGAACGCCTTTCAGATGGACAGACGAATCAAAAACGCGTGTCTTTATATATAGAGTCAGAAGCCATTGAAGGTACGCCAGTCATGGAGTGCGAATGGATTGGTAACGGACTTGAGGTCGTTCATTTCTATATAACTAAAAAGCGTATTCAATTAGGAAATAACCGCCATTTGCAGATGAGGATGGCATTTGACCGTAAAGGTTTGGTGTCTACGGAAATGACGCTCGCTCTTTATAGGATTATTCAGTCTCTACCTATTGCTTCCGACCGATCGGAGTACGTAAAAAAACGGATTTCGAGCTGGGAATCTTATTTACGGGTAATGGAGCGTAATGCAGATGTCGAAAGACTTGAAATTGGAATCCGTAATGCCCGATTAAGTATGGATTTCCGTAAAGTCACATTTGAGCTTCATAAGCTGCCGAATGGGTTTGATAAGTATTACAAAAAGTCGGCTGTTAAGTTAGTAGCGACGAACCAAAGTCTTGGGAATGTTGTGCAGGTGCAAATGGGCAAACGAACCATTGATGTAGAACTTGCCAAGGATCTTCAGGAAAAAGCACGAACGGGAAAATGGCGAGTGCCGGCAAACGGAAAGCTTGCATTCGATAATGTAGCGGAAATGGCACAAATTAATCGTTTGAAAGATGGGTTCAAGCGTCTGGAAAATGGCTGGGCAGTTAATCCGAACCTGGAAAAGCTGTTATTCGAGAAACGTCCGACTGTGAGAAAAGGGAAGGTTCCGGAAGACTTAACCTTCAAGCAAAATCTGAATGAATTTCAACGACAGGCAGTAGAAGGCGCGATTGCCGCACAGGATATGTATGTCATACAAGGGCCACCCGGAACAGGAAAGACCACGGTTATTTCTGAAATTTGTTATCAGCATGCGAAAATGGGTTTGAAAACGCTAGTAGCATCACAATCGAATTTGGCGGTTGATAATGCACTGGGTAAATTACTGACGGATCAGGACATACGAATTTTACGAATCGGTCGAAGTGAAAGCATCGAGGAAGAAGGGCAGCGTTTTGTTGAAGAACAAGTTGCTCTTTACTGGAAGCAACAGACGCTTTTGTCGATCCAGACGCATGTAAATCAGTTTGAAAAAGAGGGACAGGTTCTTCTTACTTCTATTAAAGAAACTGAAGCAACAATCGACCGTCTGAAGGGTGAAATAGAGACTCTTGAAACGAAGAAAACGGAAAAGAATCAAGCCAAAGAAAATTTGAACAGACTTCAGCACGAACTGAAGTCAAGTCAGTCATACGTTCAAGAGTTGAAGCGAAAAAAAGATCAATTTGATTTTCAATTGATTATGAGTCAGGACATTTTTGAGGATGCAAAAAGCCGATATGAACGGTTGAATGACCAAGTATCTCTTTTTTCGGGCACAGATGAATTTGCTAAACTTCACATTAAACTCAATGATGAAGTTCAAGTACTTCAAAAACAGTTAGCATATTTACAAACGGCAACATCTCTTCAACAGAGAAGAAATGAGCATCAGGATCATGTGGACCAATTGAAGATGGCCTCTGCTCAGCTAGCGACTTTAGAACATATAGCGAAGCAAATCCCAAATGTTAAGAAAATCCCTGAATTACAAAAGTTGATGGGGCAGGAATCATGGGCTCGTTCTTCTGAAATCAACTCGATTCTTCATCATATGGAACAGTTGCGTATGAACTATCAAGCTTCGATTCAAACTGGGAATCATTCCGAAGTGGATGACACGTTGAATAAAGCCATTATTTATGCAGAACAGCAACTAAACGCGCATCAATACAATATGAAGATGCTCGCAAAAAAGATATCGATGATGCCTCATGTTGTTGGAGTGAAGCTTGAAGATCGGTATGTAAAAAAAGTGGTAGACGCATTTCGGGATTATGCCAAACAAATGAACGCATTCCGGGAGCCGTTAAATCAAACGGACCGACAAAAATTGTCGGCAATTTATGAACATATGATGGTCCTGAAAGCATCCAGAAATGTTGGATTAACACGTAATGGTGCACAAGGAAACGCGCAAATAAAGAATGAAATTTTGACTTCATTTGAACAGCTGAAAGAAGTCGTTGGACAAACTCTTGTAACACGTCTGCAGGAGTTAGCTTCAGAGACCACTTTATTGACTCCAAAACTTTCTGCACTGGTTGAAGAAATTGATTCTATTGAAAAGAATCTTTCCGGTATGCGTGAAACGATACCCAATCAAGAAGTACTTGTTCCAATGGTCGAAATCAAAAAGGCTCTTGTGGAAAAAGAGGCAGAGCTTGAGCGGATGGGAACAGAAGAGAGCTACGTAGAAGGTTTGGTACAAGCAACTTCCGTGCAACAAGAGGTTATGCAAAAACGTGAAAACGAAATGAACCTAATCCAAGATACGATGGCAGATTTAGCACAAAAATTGACTGACGAACAGTTCAAGCAATCGACGATCAATAAAGAAGTGACCGACCTTGAAGTAATTATCAGTATCGATGTAGATGCTTTATTGAACGAAGTGAAAACGAACTTCGAGAAAACGTCAGCACAATTAATCGAATTAAAACGAAAAGAAACTTTCCTGAACGTTTCCAACGACATTCGTCTCGAGTGGCAGGATATGCTGGGACAATCAACTGCTTATGATATGGATGAAATCAAGAAATTGTATATTCAGTATGCGAATGTGATTGGTGTAACGTGTTCGATTTCGGCAAGTAAGGATTTTGTGACACAGTATCCCGATTTTGATGTGGTCATTATTGATGAAGTATCAAAAGCAACACCACCTGAATTACTTCTGCCGATGTTAAAAGGGAAGAAAATCATTTTGGTTGGCGATCATCATCAACTGCCTCCGTTGGTCGGACAGGACACGATGGACGAAGTGCTCGAAGATATGACTGATGCACAAGAGAAAGCTGATTTGACATCGATTTTGAAAGAATCTATTTTTGAACGATTGTTCAATGATTTGCCTGAAGACAGCAAGGCAACGCTTCGCATTCAATACCGAATGCATGAGCACATAATGGAAACAATCAACCCATTCTACCGTGAAAACAATTACGGATTGGAATGCGGACTGGCTGATTCGAACAAAGATCGTGATCACTTGCTGGATGGCAAGCTGTTCAAACGTGGGCAGCATATCATTTGGTACGATATGCCGAATGAGCAAGGATTTCTTGAGGAGCGGGAGCAGCATAGCCGTAGCTATTACAATGCAGCTGAGCTGAAACAAATCCGTGAATTATTACTGGATTTGGATCAGGCGACGGCTCACGCGAAAAAGGATGGCCGTCTGAATGCCAACGTGAAGAAGAAAGTAGGCGTCATAAGTTTTTACGGGGAACAAGTGAAAAAAGTGGATCGTCTTCTCAGCCAAGAACTCGACCTGCCTCACCTTCATTGCCGAACAGGAACAGTCGATAAATTCCAAGGGATGGAAATGGATGTTATCATTCTGAGCTTCGTGCGTAATCATCACCAGAAGGATGGGAACATTGGGTTCTTAAAGGATTACCGACGATTAAACGTGGCACTTTCTCGAGCACGTGAACTTCTTATGATTGTCGGCAGTGCGGACATGTTCACGAAAAAAGCCCACGGCGAATCCCAAAAGATCATGTTCCAACACGTATTGAATGTCGTAGAGAAATACGAGGGATTGAAACAATTGGAAACTAACGCAGGCAGGAAGTGA
- a CDS encoding GyrI-like domain-containing protein, with the protein MMMECRKVYKDFNMVGMKNSGVFADFGTLVPQSAGRFLERSHEIQNRSDTEIALYEHKRDEDHLEGHYFVGLIVDNHVNEVPSGMDYIKASHNYATTRGKISDVGELHLQLSKWAEQQGFERNMESYIIETYHPSDNDEEDVEIYLPIY; encoded by the coding sequence ATGATGATGGAATGCAGAAAGGTTTATAAAGACTTTAATATGGTAGGTATGAAAAACAGTGGAGTGTTTGCCGATTTTGGAACTTTAGTCCCTCAGTCTGCGGGTCGATTTTTAGAGCGCTCACACGAAATTCAAAATCGCTCTGACACGGAAATTGCACTTTATGAACACAAAAGAGATGAAGATCATCTGGAAGGACACTATTTTGTAGGGTTAATTGTGGATAATCATGTAAATGAAGTTCCTTCTGGCATGGATTATATTAAAGCATCTCACAATTACGCGACCACAAGAGGGAAAATAAGCGATGTAGGGGAGTTACATTTACAATTATCGAAATGGGCGGAACAGCAAGGTTTTGAAAGGAACATGGAATCTTATATTATCGAGACCTATCATCCAAGTGATAACGATGAGGAAGATGTTGAGATTTACTTACCAATTTATTAA
- a CDS encoding sigma-70 family RNA polymerase sigma factor codes for MDKQERDRLLTAAMNEYGHYLIRLAYAFVKDQTKAEDIVQEVFIRYYIHLEDFEGRSSVKTYLYSITVNECHNYFKSWTYRKTELTNLAGALLVNKQTPEDTLLKNESIHYVAQLIEKLPLKNKEVLWLHYYAELSVKEIAEVLKCSANTVKTRLARGREKARLTMSEEEIEHAREH; via the coding sequence TTGGATAAGCAAGAAAGAGACAGATTACTGACCGCAGCAATGAATGAATATGGACATTATTTAATCCGCCTCGCCTATGCCTTTGTAAAAGATCAGACAAAAGCAGAAGATATTGTCCAAGAAGTATTTATCCGCTATTACATACACCTTGAAGACTTTGAGGGACGCTCCAGTGTCAAAACATATTTATATAGCATAACAGTCAACGAATGTCATAACTACTTTAAAAGCTGGACTTACCGAAAGACAGAACTGACCAATCTGGCGGGAGCTTTGCTTGTAAATAAACAAACTCCGGAAGACACGTTGTTAAAGAATGAAAGCATCCATTATGTAGCACAATTGATTGAAAAACTTCCCCTTAAAAATAAAGAAGTATTGTGGCTTCATTACTATGCCGAACTTTCGGTCAAAGAAATCGCAGAAGTGTTGAAGTGTTCCGCAAACACAGTGAAAACTAGATTGGCCCGAGGCCGGGAAAAAGCGAGATTAACGATGAGCGAGGAGGAGATTGAACATGCAAGAGAACATTAA
- a CDS encoding TetR family transcriptional regulator C-terminal domain-containing protein has translation MPKQVNHEERRQIIAEATWEMIMKKGIEGTTVRAIADEANLSLGALRHYFSSQEELLSYSMELVKERVTERIEKKFAQDIPMDELLVHFSLEIIPLDDQSRLEMTVWFHFMANVQFRHKFEGDDGILQALEQLLSLLEAHGRLKPGIELQEEIETLYALVDGLAIHCLFAPVRLTRERIVPIIVKHVNLLLLHPLNSSIFL, from the coding sequence ATGCCAAAACAAGTGAATCACGAAGAGCGAAGACAAATTATTGCAGAAGCCACGTGGGAAATGATTATGAAGAAAGGGATTGAAGGAACAACTGTCCGTGCGATTGCCGATGAAGCAAATCTATCATTAGGTGCTTTGCGCCATTATTTTTCTTCTCAAGAAGAGCTGTTGAGCTATTCGATGGAGTTGGTGAAAGAAAGAGTGACGGAACGGATTGAGAAAAAGTTTGCACAGGACATACCAATGGATGAGTTGCTTGTTCATTTCTCTTTGGAAATTATTCCTTTGGATGACCAGTCCCGTCTCGAAATGACAGTTTGGTTCCACTTCATGGCCAACGTCCAATTCCGTCATAAATTCGAGGGAGATGATGGGATTTTGCAGGCGCTAGAGCAACTCCTTTCTCTACTGGAAGCACACGGAAGATTGAAACCAGGAATTGAACTTCAGGAAGAAATCGAAACACTGTATGCGTTGGTGGATGGACTCGCCATCCATTGCCTGTTTGCACCTGTGCGCCTGACGAGAGAGCGTATCGTTCCTATTATTGTTAAACACGTTAATCTCCTACTTCTTCATCCATTAAATAGTTCTATATTTTTGTGA
- a CDS encoding helix-turn-helix transcriptional regulator codes for MNQLLGSLTTELRRGTLTLAVLSQLRTPQYGYSLVQRLEKNGIKIDQSTLYPLLRRLEKQELVTSTWETTESRPRRYYVLSAFGVKIFEQLKEEWEKTSQELYGLLKGDEQDEVD; via the coding sequence ATGAATCAACTATTGGGTTCTTTGACGACTGAATTGCGCAGGGGGACATTAACTTTGGCGGTATTGAGTCAATTGAGAACTCCACAATACGGCTATTCACTCGTCCAAAGATTGGAAAAGAACGGCATCAAAATTGATCAAAGTACACTTTATCCATTATTGAGGCGTTTAGAAAAACAAGAGCTCGTGACCAGTACATGGGAGACAACAGAGAGCAGACCGCGCCGATACTACGTATTGAGTGCATTCGGTGTGAAAATTTTTGAACAGCTAAAAGAAGAGTGGGAAAAAACATCACAAGAACTGTACGGATTATTGAAAGGAGACGAACAAGATGAAGTGGATTGA
- a CDS encoding ABC transporter permease: MNMFLNQCKIEGLRIFRNPYYLFWSLFMPIVFYVIFTKIMNTDVPDRELWNAHFLMSITTFSVMGSAIMTLGIRMVQEQSQGWTTFMKVTPLSGMVYFLSKMLGQTMIHVLSIVVLFVAGVLINGVSLPAMDWIMCGLWILLGSIPFLGIGVLVGTMKKVETASGVSNMVYMLLAITGGMWMPMEVLPKTIQTLGSWLPAYNYGNGAWEIIRGNVPEVKNIAILAFYLVLFMCLSLYIRKKQQAV, from the coding sequence ATGAATATGTTCCTAAATCAATGCAAAATTGAAGGTTTACGGATTTTCCGTAACCCATATTATCTTTTCTGGTCACTTTTTATGCCAATTGTGTTTTATGTGATCTTTACAAAAATCATGAATACGGATGTTCCTGACAGAGAACTATGGAATGCTCACTTCCTGATGTCCATTACGACGTTCAGTGTAATGGGAAGTGCCATCATGACGTTGGGCATACGGATGGTACAGGAACAATCACAGGGCTGGACAACATTCATGAAAGTGACGCCGCTCTCTGGAATGGTCTATTTCCTGTCGAAAATGTTGGGGCAAACGATGATTCATGTATTGTCAATTGTTGTGCTTTTCGTTGCAGGGGTTTTGATTAATGGGGTATCCTTGCCTGCGATGGACTGGATAATGTGTGGATTGTGGATTTTATTAGGTTCTATTCCTTTCCTTGGTATTGGTGTCCTGGTTGGGACAATGAAGAAGGTAGAAACAGCAAGTGGGGTCAGTAACATGGTTTATATGCTTCTGGCGATCACAGGTGGTATGTGGATGCCAATGGAAGTCTTGCCGAAAACAATCCAAACATTGGGGTCTTGGTTGCCCGCATACAATTACGGCAACGGGGCATGGGAAATCATTCGTGGAAATGTACCTGAAGTGAAAAACATAGCCATTTTGGCATTTTATCTAGTATTGTTCATGTGTCTGTCCCTGTATATTCGTAAAAAACAGCAAGCGGTGTAA
- a CDS encoding ABC transporter ATP-binding protein produces MGKVVEIIGLTKTFKDNKAVDDVSFSVEKGEVVAILGPNGAGKSTTILMMLGLLHPTSGESKLFQSNAKEVKVRERIGVMLQEVSLMDGLKVKEIIRLFRSYYPEPLSLDQLIGLTGLNEEELNKRTEKLSGGQKRRVGFALALAGNPDLLFFDEPTVGMDIAARKVFWDTVRTLADQGKTILFSTHYLQEADDIADRIILFHKGKIVADGSPEKIKGNLLTQSISFIASKVESEMLFLQEPYVSKVLEKNGRIHVFTSNTDAVLHKIFESKFEVSDIAVEKGRLEEAFEQLTIEPQEVI; encoded by the coding sequence TTGGGAAAAGTTGTTGAAATTATAGGACTTACAAAAACATTTAAAGACAATAAAGCGGTGGACGATGTTTCGTTTTCGGTTGAGAAAGGAGAAGTCGTTGCGATTCTAGGTCCTAATGGGGCTGGCAAGAGCACGACCATCCTCATGATGCTTGGCCTATTGCATCCGACAAGTGGCGAATCCAAGTTGTTCCAATCAAATGCGAAAGAAGTAAAGGTTCGTGAAAGAATAGGCGTGATGCTGCAGGAAGTCAGTCTGATGGATGGTCTAAAGGTGAAGGAAATCATCCGTCTGTTTAGAAGTTACTATCCAGAACCGCTGTCGCTCGATCAGCTAATCGGCTTAACGGGATTAAACGAAGAAGAATTGAACAAACGAACTGAAAAGCTATCGGGTGGCCAAAAACGTAGAGTCGGATTTGCTTTAGCACTTGCGGGTAATCCGGATCTTTTGTTTTTTGATGAGCCGACGGTCGGAATGGATATAGCAGCACGTAAAGTTTTTTGGGATACCGTGAGAACACTGGCCGACCAAGGAAAGACGATTCTATTTTCCACGCATTACTTGCAAGAAGCGGATGATATAGCTGACCGAATCATTTTATTCCATAAAGGAAAAATAGTTGCGGACGGAAGCCCTGAAAAAATCAAAGGCAATCTTTTGACTCAGTCTATTTCATTCATTGCCTCAAAAGTGGAATCTGAAATGCTTTTCCTTCAAGAGCCCTACGTGTCAAAAGTCCTTGAAAAGAACGGACGGATTCATGTGTTCACCAGTAACACAGATGCGGTCTTACATAAAATTTTTGAATCTAAATTTGAAGTAAGTGATATTGCGGTTGAAAAAGGACGTCTTGAGGAAGCATTTGAACAATTGACAATTGAACCGCAGGAGGTCATCTAA